The following are encoded together in the Bradyrhizobium sp. CCGUVB1N3 genome:
- a CDS encoding DUF962 domain-containing protein — MGGFFQRQLAVYVEYHRDPRNTAMHVIGILLLFTGAVMPLTLVAVPLFGFEFSLALILALPVLIYWLLLDVALGTGILAVSIVLFSIATTIAAQVSTVTMWAIFATLVALGFAAQAIGHKVFEGREASLFTFPSHLLLGPMFVMAKLFIALGFRRDLAAILAPLPTNSLSTR, encoded by the coding sequence ATGGGTGGCTTTTTTCAGCGCCAACTTGCCGTTTATGTCGAGTATCATCGCGATCCCCGGAACACGGCGATGCATGTGATCGGTATCCTCCTGCTATTCACCGGTGCGGTGATGCCGCTGACGCTAGTGGCGGTCCCGCTGTTCGGATTCGAATTCAGCCTTGCGCTGATCCTGGCGTTGCCGGTCCTCATCTATTGGCTGCTGCTCGACGTGGCGCTCGGGACCGGCATTCTGGCCGTATCCATCGTGCTGTTCTCGATCGCGACGACCATTGCGGCACAAGTCAGCACCGTGACGATGTGGGCGATCTTCGCAACGCTGGTAGCTCTCGGCTTCGCCGCGCAGGCCATCGGCCACAAGGTTTTTGAGGGGCGCGAGGCCTCGTTGTTCACCTTTCCGTCTCATCTTTTGCTTGGACCGATGTTTGTAATGGCAAAATTATTCATTGCATTGGGTTTCCGTCGTGACCTTGCCGCGATTCTCGCGCCTCTTCCGACCAACTCCCTTTCAACCCGATAA
- a CDS encoding OmpA family protein gives MRAAGFTLQSIGLVLALMLAAGHVGAQTAPPTRDDVVAKLNHFESAPDVDLAALKQQVMERAKARIKNDPGPVNRPLIAPDLANLPTFTTQIQFDADTPIIQPSSYQTVGRTADALVHASLLPYTFLIVGHVESNSKTREANAILSQRRADAIRDVLVNTFKISAKRIQSIGLGEEQFLDRARPTSAANGQMQILTLAKLPEEQADQPAAPKPAAPAKKPAKKR, from the coding sequence ATGCGCGCGGCCGGGTTCACCCTGCAATCGATCGGCCTCGTGCTCGCCCTGATGCTCGCGGCAGGCCACGTGGGCGCGCAGACGGCACCGCCGACCCGCGACGACGTCGTCGCCAAGCTCAACCATTTCGAATCAGCGCCCGATGTCGACCTCGCGGCGCTGAAGCAGCAGGTGATGGAGCGCGCCAAGGCCAGGATCAAGAACGATCCCGGTCCAGTGAACCGGCCGCTGATCGCGCCCGATCTGGCCAACCTGCCGACCTTTACCACTCAGATCCAGTTCGACGCCGACACGCCGATCATCCAGCCCTCGTCCTACCAGACCGTCGGCCGCACCGCGGATGCACTGGTTCACGCCTCACTGCTGCCCTACACCTTCCTGATCGTCGGCCATGTCGAATCGAATTCGAAGACGCGGGAAGCCAATGCGATCCTGAGCCAGCGCCGCGCGGATGCGATCCGCGACGTGCTTGTCAACACGTTCAAGATCTCCGCCAAGCGCATCCAGTCGATCGGCCTTGGCGAGGAGCAATTCCTCGACCGCGCGCGGCCGACCTCGGCCGCAAACGGGCAGATGCAGATCCTGACGCTCGCGAAACTGCCCGAGGAACAGGCCGATCAGCCGGCGGCGCCCAAACCTGCGGCACCGGCCAAGAAGCCGGCCAAAAAACGCTAA
- a CDS encoding ATP-dependent helicase, which yields MTEPSKITSHVVPDHQPAAGGIAARARASVGPKYLTGLNPEQRDAVETLDGPVLVLAGAGTGKTRVLTTRIAHILSQGRARPGEILSVTFTNKAAREMKHRLGQMLGQAVEGMPWLGTFHSIGGRILRTHAELAQLKSNFTVLDVDDQVRLLKQLLQAENIDDKRWPARMLAGLIDGWKNRGLGPAQVPSGEAAMFANGKGGKLYASYQERLKILNAADFGDLLLENIRIFREHPDILRQYQQRFKYILVDEYQDTNVAQYLWLRLLSQAPSSFTSPRLRGEVGSRSDPGEGDSPQAELVEAAPHPSPLPVKDGEREKTKNICCVGDDDQSIYGWRGAEVDNILRFDHDFPGAKVIRLERNYRSTGHILAAASHLIAHNEGRLGKTLRTEDEDGEKVTVTGAWDSEEEARGIGEEIEQLQRQGERLNEIAILVRASYQMREFEDRFVTLGLPYRVIGGPRFYERAEIRDALAYLRVINSPADDLAFERIVNTPKRGLGDATVQMLHDHARKRRIPLFEAARAVVETDELKPKARGSLRDLVTHFDRWRAQREVTTHTDLAQIVLDESGYTEMWQKDRSADAAGRLENLKELVRSMEEFENLQGFLEHISLVMDRDGGAEEDAVSLMTLHSAKGLEFDNVFLPGWEEGLFPSQRTLDEQGRAGLEEERRLGHVGLTRARRRAKLYFATNRRIHGTWSTTIPSRFLDELPAANVEITESKGGSAWGGIGGYGASRFDDMEAFGSSYSTPGWQRAQANRNRGQGGRNGGGRGGFEEEPSPFSSAPDFGGSFSTRRRGPMTIEGELVAKSTGTTSEFSLGDRVFHQKFGYGRVAKIDGNKLTIAFDKAGEKKVVDSFVQRA from the coding sequence ATGACCGAGCCGAGCAAAATCACCTCTCACGTCGTTCCCGACCACCAGCCCGCGGCCGGCGGCATTGCCGCGCGCGCCCGCGCCTCGGTGGGCCCGAAATATCTGACCGGCCTCAATCCCGAGCAGCGCGACGCCGTGGAGACGCTGGACGGCCCCGTGCTGGTGCTCGCCGGCGCCGGCACTGGCAAGACGCGCGTCTTGACGACGCGCATCGCCCACATCCTGAGCCAGGGCCGCGCACGCCCGGGTGAGATCCTGTCGGTGACCTTCACCAACAAGGCGGCGCGCGAGATGAAGCACCGGCTTGGCCAGATGCTGGGACAGGCGGTCGAGGGCATGCCGTGGCTTGGCACCTTCCATTCCATCGGCGGTCGCATCCTGCGCACCCACGCCGAACTGGCGCAGCTCAAGTCGAATTTCACCGTGCTCGATGTCGACGACCAGGTGCGGCTGTTGAAGCAGCTCCTGCAAGCCGAAAACATCGACGACAAGCGCTGGCCAGCGCGCATGCTGGCCGGCCTGATCGACGGCTGGAAGAACCGCGGGCTTGGTCCGGCGCAGGTGCCGTCAGGCGAAGCCGCGATGTTCGCCAACGGCAAGGGCGGCAAGCTCTATGCGAGCTACCAGGAGCGGCTGAAGATCCTGAACGCCGCCGATTTCGGCGACCTGCTGCTGGAGAACATTCGCATCTTCCGCGAGCACCCCGACATCCTCCGGCAGTACCAGCAGCGCTTCAAATACATCCTGGTCGACGAATATCAGGACACCAACGTCGCGCAGTATCTGTGGCTGCGATTGTTGTCGCAGGCGCCTTCTTCTTTCACCTCTCCCCGCTTGCGGGGAGAGGTCGGATCGCGCAGCGATCCGGGTGAGGGGGACTCTCCGCAAGCTGAACTCGTGGAAGCAGCCCCTCACCCCAGCCCTCTCCCCGTGAAGGACGGGGAGAGGGAGAAGACCAAGAACATCTGCTGCGTCGGCGACGACGACCAGTCGATCTATGGCTGGCGCGGCGCGGAGGTCGACAACATCCTGCGCTTCGATCACGATTTTCCCGGTGCCAAGGTCATCCGGCTGGAGCGCAATTACCGCTCGACCGGCCATATTCTCGCCGCTGCCTCGCATCTGATCGCGCACAACGAAGGCCGCCTCGGCAAGACGCTGCGCACCGAGGACGAGGACGGCGAGAAGGTCACGGTCACCGGTGCCTGGGATTCGGAGGAGGAAGCCCGCGGCATCGGCGAGGAGATCGAACAGCTCCAGCGCCAGGGCGAGAGGCTCAACGAAATCGCGATCCTGGTGCGCGCGTCCTACCAGATGCGCGAGTTCGAAGACCGTTTCGTCACGCTCGGCCTGCCCTATCGCGTGATCGGCGGCCCGCGCTTCTATGAGCGCGCCGAAATCCGCGATGCGCTGGCTTACCTACGCGTCATCAACTCGCCCGCCGACGACCTCGCCTTCGAGCGCATCGTCAACACGCCCAAGCGGGGGCTCGGCGATGCCACCGTGCAGATGCTGCACGATCATGCCCGCAAGCGCCGCATTCCGCTGTTCGAGGCGGCGCGCGCCGTGGTCGAGACCGACGAGTTGAAGCCGAAGGCGCGTGGCTCGTTGCGCGACCTCGTCACGCACTTCGACCGCTGGCGCGCCCAGCGCGAGGTGACCACGCATACCGATCTCGCCCAAATCGTGCTCGATGAGAGCGGCTATACCGAAATGTGGCAGAAGGACCGCTCGGCGGATGCCGCGGGGCGGCTGGAGAACCTGAAAGAGCTCGTGCGCTCGATGGAAGAGTTCGAGAACCTGCAGGGGTTCCTCGAGCACATCTCGCTGGTGATGGATCGCGACGGCGGCGCCGAGGAAGACGCGGTGTCGCTGATGACGTTGCACTCGGCCAAGGGGCTCGAATTCGACAACGTGTTCCTGCCGGGCTGGGAGGAAGGCCTGTTCCCGAGCCAGCGCACGCTGGACGAACAGGGCCGCGCCGGTCTTGAGGAAGAGCGCCGGCTCGGCCATGTCGGCCTGACCCGCGCCCGACGCCGCGCAAAGCTCTATTTTGCGACCAACCGCCGCATCCATGGCACCTGGTCGACCACGATCCCGTCGCGCTTCCTCGACGAATTGCCGGCGGCCAATGTCGAGATCACGGAGTCCAAGGGTGGCTCGGCCTGGGGCGGCATCGGCGGCTACGGCGCCTCGCGTTTCGACGACATGGAAGCCTTCGGCTCCAGCTATTCAACGCCGGGCTGGCAGCGCGCCCAGGCGAATCGCAACCGTGGCCAGGGTGGCCGCAACGGCGGCGGACGCGGCGGCTTCGAGGAAGAGCCCTCGCCGTTTTCCTCCGCGCCCGATTTCGGCGGCAGTTTTTCGACGCGCCGGCGCGGCCCGATGACGATCGAGGGCGAGCTGGTGGCCAAATCGACCGGCACGACATCCGAATTCTCGCTTGGCGATCGCGTCTTCCACCAGAAATTCGGCTACGGCCGCGTCGCCAAGATCGACGGCAACAAGCTCACCATCGCCTTCGACAAGGCCGGCGAGAAGAAGGTCGTGGACAGTTTCGTGCAGCGGGCGTGA
- a CDS encoding DUF1328 domain-containing protein yields MLGWVVTFLVIALIAGILGFGGIAGASIEIAKVIFFIAVVLFLISAVFGLARGRTRV; encoded by the coding sequence ATGCTTGGCTGGGTTGTGACGTTTCTGGTTATCGCACTGATCGCCGGTATCCTGGGCTTCGGCGGCATCGCCGGCGCTTCGATCGAAATCGCCAAGGTCATCTTCTTCATCGCGGTCGTGCTGTTCCTGATCTCGGCCGTGTTCGGATTGGCCCGCGGCCGCACCAGGGTCTAG
- a CDS encoding thioesterase family protein, which yields MTETAAHAHKAETKAEPFRSSIMQIEPQWIDYNGHLNMAYYNVMFDRAIDQLWLKLGIGPTYMKERHGSTFTAECHVRYLREIHLGDPAQISVWLLEADDKRLHTFEELRHATDGWLSATSENMSLHMDMTSRKVAPFPADIRERIASVVKDHSAVPWPEGVGRNVAMPSKR from the coding sequence ATGACGGAGACTGCCGCCCACGCGCACAAGGCCGAGACCAAGGCCGAGCCGTTCCGTTCCTCGATCATGCAGATCGAGCCGCAGTGGATCGACTATAACGGCCATCTCAACATGGCCTATTACAACGTGATGTTCGACCGGGCGATCGACCAGCTCTGGCTGAAGCTCGGGATCGGGCCGACCTACATGAAGGAGCGTCACGGCTCGACCTTCACCGCCGAGTGTCACGTGCGCTATCTGCGCGAGATCCATCTCGGCGATCCCGCGCAAATCTCGGTGTGGCTGCTGGAAGCCGACGACAAGCGGCTGCATACTTTCGAGGAGCTGCGCCACGCGACCGACGGCTGGCTGTCGGCCACCTCGGAAAACATGTCGCTGCACATGGACATGACCTCGCGAAAAGTGGCGCCCTTCCCGGCCGACATTCGCGAGCGCATCGCCTCCGTGGTCAAGGACCACAGCGCGGTGCCGTGGCCCGAGGGCGTCGGGAGAAACGTCGCGATGCCCTCGAAGCGGTAG
- a CDS encoding FAD-binding oxidoreductase has product MGMTITNNPPRPEPKALASALEALTARFGNRLITSQAVREQHGHTTTWLANQPPDGVVMAQETKDIQDVVRICAGNGVPVIAFGTGTSLEGQVNAPAGGICIDLRDMNKVLAVHAEDLDCVIEPGVTRKALNEHLRDQGLFFPIDPGADASLGGMASTRASGTNAVRYGTIRESVLALKVVRGDGEIITTGTRAKKSSAGYDLTHLFIGAEGTLGIISELTIRLRGIPEMIAAGAVSFETVHGACQAVILAIQTGIPVARIELLNAAQVRACNAYSKLTLPETPLLLLEFHGSEIEVAEQSKAFGEIAKDCGGGDFSWTTKPEDRTKLWQARHDAYWSVKALRPGAGVVATDVCVPISRLADCVTETEEDLKRLNLLSPIVGHVGDGNFHCSLLCDVDNADEMARSEEFMHRLVERAQAMDGTCTGEHGIGQGKQKYLEAELGPEALDAMRALKKALDPQNILNPGKIVPAA; this is encoded by the coding sequence GTGGGTATGACCATCACCAATAATCCGCCGCGGCCTGAGCCGAAAGCCCTGGCCAGCGCGCTGGAAGCGCTCACCGCACGCTTCGGCAATCGCTTGATCACCTCGCAGGCCGTGCGCGAGCAGCACGGTCACACCACGACCTGGCTCGCCAACCAGCCGCCGGATGGCGTGGTGATGGCGCAGGAGACCAAAGACATCCAGGACGTGGTGAGGATCTGCGCTGGGAACGGCGTGCCCGTGATCGCGTTCGGCACCGGCACCTCGCTCGAGGGCCAGGTCAATGCGCCGGCGGGGGGCATCTGCATCGACCTGCGCGACATGAACAAGGTGCTCGCGGTGCATGCCGAGGACCTCGACTGCGTGATCGAGCCCGGCGTGACGCGCAAGGCGCTCAACGAGCATCTGCGCGACCAGGGCCTGTTCTTCCCGATCGATCCCGGTGCCGACGCCTCGCTCGGCGGCATGGCCTCGACGCGCGCCTCCGGCACCAATGCGGTGCGCTACGGCACCATCCGCGAGAGCGTGCTGGCGCTGAAAGTCGTGCGCGGCGACGGCGAGATCATCACGACCGGCACGCGCGCGAAGAAATCCTCCGCCGGCTACGACCTGACGCATCTGTTCATCGGCGCCGAAGGCACGCTCGGTATCATCTCGGAGCTCACCATCCGCCTGCGCGGCATCCCCGAGATGATCGCGGCGGGCGCGGTCTCCTTCGAAACGGTGCATGGCGCCTGCCAGGCGGTGATCCTCGCGATCCAGACCGGCATTCCCGTGGCGCGCATCGAGTTGCTCAATGCTGCGCAAGTGAGGGCCTGCAACGCCTATTCCAAGCTGACGCTGCCGGAGACGCCGCTGTTGTTGCTCGAATTCCACGGCAGCGAGATCGAGGTTGCCGAGCAGTCCAAGGCCTTCGGCGAGATCGCCAAGGACTGCGGCGGCGGCGATTTCTCCTGGACAACCAAGCCCGAGGACCGCACGAAACTGTGGCAGGCGCGGCATGATGCCTATTGGTCGGTCAAGGCGCTGCGGCCCGGCGCCGGCGTGGTCGCAACCGACGTCTGCGTGCCGATCTCGCGCCTTGCCGACTGCGTCACCGAGACCGAGGAAGATCTGAAGCGGCTCAACCTGCTGTCGCCGATCGTCGGCCATGTCGGCGATGGCAATTTCCACTGCTCGCTGCTCTGCGACGTCGACAATGCCGACGAGATGGCGCGCAGCGAGGAGTTCATGCACCGCCTTGTCGAGCGCGCGCAGGCGATGGACGGCACCTGCACCGGCGAGCACGGCATCGGGCAGGGCAAGCAGAAATACCTCGAGGCCGAACTCGGTCCCGAAGCGCTCGACGCGATGCGGGCGCTGAAGAAGGCGCTCGACCCGCAAAACATCCTCAATCCCGGCAAGATCGTGCCGGCGGCCTAG
- a CDS encoding Spy/CpxP family protein refolding chaperone encodes MLRPVIGIAAMVLACMVAGAALAKGGGGGHGGGHGGGHGGGHGGGHRGGGHGGGHHGGGHFGGHGFGHAHFGGGHHGGARFGAVARHAGPSFGQIRNAAVRPAGFRNALNVHASAFRNGRLIGNPAARAQIAAAAALAGWHGASSGWWQHPGGFYGWVGPLFWPFAYNDLYDYTIWGDGLGFWGYGYPDIYAGIFGPYGYDGLATYLPQRSYGRRQARGVGLDQLCGSDRREIVGLPIDQIADAVQPTDAQGADLDALGNASIQAAELIRASCPTQVAATAPGRLAAMQQRVEAMAKAVGLVQPALDRFYGSLTDEQKARFNALAENQRRATASGNANASLVQNCGSPVGLDWPGAEIEARLHPDDTQRAALQVLQDTSAKVSASLKAACQPSDVMTPPARMAAIRKRLEMLLDGVKSVRAALEDFYATLNDEQKAQFEAIGPRRTS; translated from the coding sequence ATGTTGCGACCGGTCATTGGAATTGCCGCGATGGTGCTGGCCTGCATGGTGGCAGGTGCAGCTCTGGCGAAGGGCGGCGGCGGTGGCCATGGTGGTGGCCATGGTGGTGGTCATGGCGGCGGGCACGGTGGTGGACATCGCGGCGGCGGGCATGGCGGTGGTCATCATGGTGGCGGCCATTTCGGCGGTCATGGCTTCGGTCACGCGCATTTCGGCGGCGGGCATCATGGCGGCGCGAGGTTCGGAGCCGTTGCGCGACATGCCGGCCCGAGCTTCGGTCAGATCCGCAATGCGGCCGTGCGCCCTGCAGGCTTCCGCAATGCGCTGAACGTCCACGCCAGTGCCTTCCGCAACGGCCGGCTGATCGGCAATCCGGCGGCACGGGCCCAGATTGCAGCCGCGGCCGCACTCGCCGGCTGGCATGGCGCAAGCAGCGGATGGTGGCAGCATCCCGGCGGCTTCTATGGCTGGGTGGGACCGTTGTTCTGGCCGTTCGCCTATAACGACCTCTACGACTACACCATCTGGGGCGATGGTCTCGGTTTCTGGGGCTACGGCTACCCGGACATCTACGCCGGCATCTTCGGCCCCTACGGCTATGACGGCCTTGCAACCTATTTGCCGCAACGCTCGTATGGACGACGGCAGGCGCGCGGCGTTGGGCTCGATCAGCTCTGCGGCAGCGACCGCCGCGAGATCGTCGGTCTGCCGATCGACCAGATCGCGGATGCGGTGCAGCCGACGGACGCGCAAGGCGCCGATCTCGATGCGCTCGGCAATGCCTCGATCCAGGCGGCCGAGCTGATCCGCGCGTCCTGTCCAACGCAGGTCGCGGCGACGGCGCCCGGCCGGCTCGCGGCCATGCAGCAGCGCGTCGAGGCGATGGCAAAGGCCGTCGGGCTGGTGCAACCGGCGCTCGACAGATTCTACGGCTCGCTCACCGACGAGCAGAAGGCGCGCTTCAATGCGCTGGCCGAGAACCAGCGCCGCGCGACGGCGTCCGGCAACGCCAATGCATCGCTCGTGCAGAATTGCGGTTCGCCTGTTGGGCTTGATTGGCCAGGCGCCGAAATCGAAGCGAGGCTTCACCCGGACGACACCCAGCGCGCTGCGCTGCAAGTGCTCCAGGATACCAGCGCCAAGGTCAGCGCGTCGCTCAAGGCGGCCTGCCAGCCCAGCGACGTGATGACGCCGCCGGCGCGCATGGCTGCGATCCGCAAGCGGCTCGAAATGTTGCTCGACGGCGTCAAGTCGGTGCGCGCGGCGCTCGAGGATTTCTATGCGACGCTCAATGACGAGCAGAAGGCGCAATTCGAGGCGATTGGCCCGCGCCGGACGTCCTGA
- a CDS encoding SulP family inorganic anion transporter, producing the protein MPQDADAKPSWPLFRSLSSYQVGLLPGDLMAGLTLAAIAIPEQMATSRLGGFAPQIGFFAFMAGSLGFSLLGSNRFLSCGADSTITPIFAGGLAAAAATGSPEYQSLAIALALMVGAMLVASGIFRLGGIANLLSVPVMVGFLAGISVHIIVSQLPGVLGVEAPSGPTLDRIGTLAHELGRSNPYTIFIGFGVLAVVFLAETISPKIPGALIGLVAATLAVIGAGLEAKGVKVVGTVPGTLPMPTLPELAPEAWVRLVPLAFVITVVVMVQTAATTRSFPSDPDKPADVDRDFLGAGAGSLLAGVFGAFPVNASPPRTGIVVETGGQSQLSGLAAALIVLALLAFGTGLLQHVPDAALGGILLFVALRIIRVKQIATIYRQSFSEFLLILATAALIIVLPIQQGAFLGIVLSLLHGIWSTTRAKLIEFDRVPGTTIWWPAHPHIAGERLPGVVVVGLQAPLSFLNAPGFRNDVANLLKAATPKLMVLEASGMVEIDFTAAQVLLDILRACREQGVTVAVARLESVRAQNAFERFALFDILPRDHVFHSVHEAVVALAK; encoded by the coding sequence ATGCCGCAAGACGCTGACGCCAAGCCATCCTGGCCGCTGTTCCGGTCGCTCTCGTCCTACCAGGTTGGCCTGCTGCCTGGAGACCTGATGGCGGGCCTGACGCTGGCGGCGATCGCCATCCCCGAGCAGATGGCGACATCGCGGCTCGGCGGCTTCGCGCCGCAGATCGGCTTCTTCGCCTTCATGGCGGGCTCGCTCGGTTTTTCGCTGCTCGGCAGCAACCGCTTCCTGTCCTGCGGTGCCGATTCCACCATCACGCCGATCTTCGCCGGCGGCCTCGCGGCGGCCGCCGCGACCGGCTCGCCGGAGTATCAATCGCTTGCGATCGCGCTCGCGCTGATGGTCGGCGCGATGCTGGTCGCGAGCGGCATCTTCCGCCTTGGCGGCATCGCCAATCTGTTGTCAGTGCCGGTGATGGTCGGTTTCCTCGCCGGCATCTCCGTACACATCATCGTCTCGCAACTGCCGGGCGTGCTCGGCGTGGAGGCGCCAAGCGGTCCGACGCTCGATCGCATCGGCACGCTGGCGCACGAGCTCGGCCGGTCCAATCCCTACACGATTTTCATCGGCTTCGGCGTGCTCGCCGTCGTCTTCCTCGCCGAGACGATCAGCCCCAAGATTCCCGGCGCGCTGATCGGACTGGTCGCGGCAACGCTGGCGGTGATCGGGGCCGGGCTCGAAGCCAAGGGCGTCAAGGTGGTCGGCACTGTCCCGGGCACGCTGCCGATGCCGACCTTGCCGGAGCTTGCGCCCGAGGCGTGGGTGCGCCTCGTTCCGCTGGCCTTCGTGATCACCGTCGTCGTGATGGTCCAGACCGCAGCGACCACGCGATCGTTCCCCTCCGATCCCGACAAGCCTGCCGACGTCGACCGCGATTTTCTCGGCGCCGGTGCCGGCAGCCTGCTTGCGGGCGTGTTCGGCGCGTTTCCGGTCAATGCCAGCCCGCCGCGCACGGGCATCGTGGTCGAGACCGGCGGACAGTCGCAACTGTCAGGCCTTGCTGCTGCGCTGATCGTGCTGGCGCTGCTCGCCTTCGGTACCGGACTGTTGCAGCACGTGCCGGACGCGGCACTCGGCGGCATCCTGCTGTTCGTGGCCCTGCGGATCATCCGCGTGAAGCAGATCGCCACGATCTATCGCCAGTCCTTCAGCGAATTCCTGCTGATCCTTGCGACCGCGGCGCTGATCATCGTGCTGCCGATCCAGCAGGGTGCGTTCCTCGGCATCGTGCTGTCGCTCCTGCACGGCATCTGGAGCACGACGCGCGCCAAGCTCATCGAGTTCGATCGCGTGCCGGGCACCACGATCTGGTGGCCGGCGCATCCTCATATCGCAGGTGAGCGGCTCCCCGGCGTCGTCGTGGTCGGATTGCAGGCGCCGCTGTCGTTCCTCAACGCGCCCGGTTTCCGCAACGACGTCGCCAATCTGCTGAAGGCCGCGACGCCGAAGCTGATGGTGCTCGAAGCGAGCGGCATGGTCGAGATCGACTTCACGGCGGCCCAGGTCCTGCTGGACATTTTGCGGGCCTGCCGCGAACAGGGCGTCACCGTCGCGGTGGCGCGACTTGAATCGGTGCGCGCGCAGAACGCGTTCGAGCGCTTTGCGCTGTTCGACATCCTGCCGAGGGACCACGTCTTTCACAGCGTGCATGAGGCCGTCGTCGCGCTCGCGAAATAG
- a CDS encoding caspase family protein, whose product MRRPALCNLLLASSLLVLSQLITLADASAETRLALVIGQSAYRAVPELPNAANDAKGMTELLGNAGFSVTTAPNLAQNEMRQAISDFAGKVSASGADTVALVFYAGHGLQIDGENYLVPVDLDPKREADIPLQGVRLNDLLNTLGALPTRARIFMLDACRNNPFPALSGAGHGLAIVDTRAGAPGSFISYSTSPGAEAEDGSGIDSPYTTAALAIAKQPNLPIEEVFKRIRVAVAQSTDGRQIPWESSSLTADFKFFGDGSGHQPTTPGADSPALASASRTVEDWRQELRGKEPKVAYDLVIADDTVPAYQAYVELYAQASYTPRLRTILERRRQMLAWELAVAINTRTSYETYLTNWGGSDLAATARRLLLRVQNRNYGPTAAAAAVPVAVAMAPTCPCSTPSTPATPINPTVAPIIKKRVDDTPPKRKVVDTPKRKPPTDEVVVDRRPPPPDRGPPPGAIMEGIGIGVGIGLGMGMGGGRGGEMNHGDYRR is encoded by the coding sequence ATGCGCCGTCCGGCCCTTTGCAATTTGCTTCTTGCATCCAGCCTTCTCGTTCTTTCGCAGCTCATCACGCTGGCGGATGCGTCCGCCGAAACGCGGCTCGCGCTCGTCATCGGCCAGTCCGCCTATCGCGCAGTGCCCGAACTGCCCAACGCCGCCAACGACGCCAAGGGCATGACGGAGCTGCTCGGCAATGCCGGCTTCAGCGTCACCACTGCCCCCAACCTGGCGCAGAACGAAATGCGCCAGGCGATCAGCGATTTCGCCGGTAAGGTCAGCGCCAGCGGCGCCGACACCGTCGCGCTGGTGTTCTATGCCGGCCACGGCTTGCAGATCGACGGCGAGAACTATCTGGTGCCGGTCGATCTCGATCCGAAGCGCGAGGCTGACATTCCCTTGCAGGGCGTCCGCCTGAACGATTTGCTCAACACGCTCGGTGCACTGCCGACGCGCGCGCGCATCTTCATGCTCGATGCCTGCCGCAACAATCCCTTCCCGGCGCTCAGTGGCGCGGGCCACGGGCTTGCGATCGTCGACACCAGGGCCGGTGCCCCCGGCTCCTTCATTTCCTACTCGACATCGCCCGGCGCGGAAGCCGAGGACGGTTCCGGGATCGACAGTCCCTACACCACGGCCGCGCTAGCGATCGCCAAGCAGCCGAACCTGCCGATCGAGGAAGTCTTCAAGCGCATCCGCGTCGCCGTCGCCCAGTCGACGGACGGCCGGCAGATCCCGTGGGAAAGCTCGTCGCTGACGGCCGACTTCAAGTTCTTCGGCGACGGCAGCGGGCACCAGCCCACCACTCCCGGCGCGGATTCGCCGGCGCTGGCCAGCGCGAGCCGCACCGTCGAGGACTGGCGTCAGGAGCTGCGCGGCAAGGAGCCCAAGGTCGCCTATGATCTCGTGATCGCCGACGACACCGTGCCTGCGTACCAGGCCTATGTCGAGCTGTACGCGCAGGCCTCCTACACCCCGCGCCTGCGCACGATCCTGGAGCGCCGGCGCCAGATGCTGGCCTGGGAGCTGGCAGTCGCGATCAACACCCGCACCTCGTACGAGACGTATCTCACCAACTGGGGCGGCAGCGACCTTGCCGCAACCGCGCGCCGACTGCTGCTCCGCGTGCAGAACCGCAACTACGGGCCGACGGCTGCGGCCGCCGCAGTCCCGGTCGCCGTCGCGATGGCGCCGACCTGCCCGTGCTCGACGCCGTCAACACCGGCAACGCCGATCAATCCGACCGTCGCGCCGATCATCAAGAAGCGCGTCGACGATACGCCGCCGAAGAGGAAGGTCGTCGACACGCCCAAGCGCAAGCCGCCGACGGACGAAGTCGTGGTCGATCGCCGTCCGCCGCCGCCGGATCGCGGCCCGCCGCCCGGCGCCATCATGGAGGGCATCGGCATCGGCGTCGGAATTGGCCTCGGCATGGGAATGGGCGGCGGCCGCGGCGGCGAGATGAACCACGGCGATTATCGCAGGTAG